One genomic segment of Bacteroides caccae includes these proteins:
- a CDS encoding 2-aminoethylphosphonate--pyruvate transaminase, which yields MKPYLLLTPGPLTTSETVKETMMTDWCTWDEDYNLGIVQELRKDLVSIATKNIKDYTSVLLQGSGTYCVEAVLGATITPKDKLLICSNGAYGDRMGNIAEYYHLDYDMLAFEETEQVSVEYVDDYLSNNSDVTHVAFVHCETTTGILNPIKELSHIVKMHGKKLIVDCMSSFGGIPLDVNELGIDFLISSSNKCIQGVPGFGFIIARRSELMRCKGVARSLSLDIYDQWETMEKGHGKWRFTSPTHVVRAFKQALAELLEEGGVEARYQRYCENHRILVEGMRSLGFQTLLDDAIQSPIITSFLYPHKDFDFKAFYLALKSKGFVIYPGKISKADTFRIGNIGDVYPEDFCRLVEVIRETEY from the coding sequence GTCCTCTGACCACGTCTGAAACAGTAAAAGAAACCATGATGACTGACTGGTGTACATGGGACGAAGATTATAACCTCGGCATTGTTCAGGAATTGCGCAAAGATCTGGTGAGCATTGCCACAAAGAATATTAAAGATTATACTTCTGTACTTTTGCAGGGAAGCGGGACCTATTGCGTGGAAGCTGTACTTGGCGCCACTATCACTCCGAAAGACAAACTTCTGATTTGCAGCAACGGCGCTTACGGAGACCGCATGGGTAATATTGCCGAATATTATCACCTCGATTATGATATGCTCGCTTTTGAAGAAACAGAGCAGGTATCTGTGGAATATGTAGACGACTATTTGAGCAATAATTCCGATGTCACTCATGTGGCTTTTGTACATTGTGAAACGACTACGGGAATTTTGAACCCTATCAAAGAGTTGTCCCACATCGTCAAAATGCATGGCAAGAAACTGATTGTTGACTGCATGAGCAGCTTCGGAGGAATTCCGTTGGATGTAAATGAATTAGGAATTGACTTTCTTATCAGCAGTTCCAACAAATGTATTCAAGGCGTACCCGGATTCGGGTTTATCATTGCCCGCCGTTCGGAATTGATGCGTTGCAAGGGGGTGGCCCGCTCTCTTTCTCTGGACATCTACGACCAATGGGAAACTATGGAAAAAGGGCATGGAAAATGGCGCTTCACTTCTCCTACTCATGTAGTCCGCGCTTTCAAACAGGCGTTGGCCGAACTTCTCGAAGAAGGAGGGGTAGAAGCACGTTACCAGCGTTATTGCGAAAATCATCGTATATTAGTAGAAGGGATGCGTTCTCTCGGTTTCCAAACTTTGCTCGACGACGCTATTCAGTCACCGATTATCACTTCTTTCCTTTACCCGCATAAGGATTTTGACTTTAAGGCTTTCTATCTGGCACTGAAAAGCAAAGGGTTCGTCATCTATCCGGGCAAAATCTCAAAAGCCGACACTTTCCGTATCGGAAACATCGGTGACGTATATCCGGAGGATTTCTGCCGGCTGGTAGAGGTGATTCGTGAAACGGAATATTGA